The proteins below are encoded in one region of Tolumonas auensis DSM 9187:
- a CDS encoding extracellular solute-binding protein — protein sequence MKKSLLGLCVASVFATQASYALELKAWVIDGDSEKPYFQQLEETFNAKYKDQNITVDVVPIPGYNSAIQAAALSGELPDVIMVDGPNMANYVWTKMLQPMDGLLDKAIVADLLPSVKEQSIYGPDQKIYMVSPYDSSVLLWGNKKYLKEAGVRIPAGIKDAWDDKEFADALAKLAKVKGVQWPLDMKLNYDGEWYTYGFAPFIQSRGADLIDRKAWKAEGTIDSQPAVDALTELQTWSKSGWIVPATAGDNRFYGDKTAALAWVGNWMWRAHKTGLGDDLVLIPAPKLAGKSVSPNGGWGWAVPATTQNTAEVAKFLNFALSTEQVAKYADITGYIPARQSSVALSEIYRPGGEGALFVEQAQSAAVVRPVHPAYPVISTSFGKAVQNILQGADVKGELQKAARAIDEDIEDNSSYPPFDK from the coding sequence ATGAAAAAATCCTTACTTGGATTATGTGTTGCCAGTGTGTTTGCAACTCAGGCAAGTTATGCGCTGGAATTAAAAGCATGGGTTATCGATGGTGATTCTGAAAAACCATATTTCCAGCAACTGGAAGAAACCTTTAATGCCAAATACAAAGATCAGAACATCACCGTCGATGTGGTTCCTATTCCCGGCTACAACAGCGCAATCCAGGCTGCTGCGCTTTCCGGTGAATTGCCGGATGTGATCATGGTTGATGGTCCGAATATGGCGAACTATGTCTGGACCAAAATGCTGCAACCGATGGATGGGTTGCTGGATAAAGCCATAGTGGCCGATTTGCTGCCATCGGTTAAAGAGCAGAGTATTTATGGACCGGATCAAAAGATTTATATGGTGAGCCCTTATGACTCATCCGTGCTGTTATGGGGCAACAAAAAGTATCTGAAAGAGGCAGGCGTGCGGATTCCGGCCGGCATCAAAGATGCCTGGGATGATAAAGAGTTTGCTGATGCGCTGGCGAAACTGGCCAAAGTGAAAGGGGTGCAGTGGCCACTGGATATGAAACTGAACTATGACGGCGAATGGTACACCTACGGTTTTGCGCCTTTTATTCAGTCCCGTGGTGCTGATCTGATTGATCGCAAGGCATGGAAAGCGGAAGGCACGATTGATTCACAACCTGCGGTGGATGCGTTAACTGAACTGCAGACATGGTCAAAAAGCGGCTGGATCGTACCGGCCACTGCAGGAGATAACCGCTTCTATGGTGACAAAACAGCAGCTCTGGCCTGGGTTGGCAACTGGATGTGGCGAGCTCATAAAACCGGTCTGGGTGATGATCTTGTGCTGATCCCTGCGCCAAAACTGGCTGGTAAATCCGTTTCTCCGAACGGTGGCTGGGGTTGGGCCGTGCCAGCTACAACCCAAAACACAGCGGAAGTGGCCAAGTTCCTGAACTTCGCCTTATCCACCGAACAGGTTGCCAAATACGCTGACATCACTGGCTATATTCCGGCCCGCCAATCCTCGGTCGCATTATCTGAAATCTACCGTCCGGGTGGCGAAGGTGCGCTGTTTGTCGAACAGGCACAAAGCGCGGCGGTAGTGCGTCCGGTGCATCCGGCGTATCCGGTTATTTCCACCTCCTTCGGTAAAGCGGTACAGAACATCCTGCAGGGCGCTGACGTCAAAGGTGAGTTGCAAAAAGCCGCCCGTGCCATTGATGAAGATATCGAAGATAACAGCAGTTATCCCCCGTTTGATAAGTAA